One window from the genome of Drosophila albomicans strain 15112-1751.03 chromosome 2L, ASM965048v2, whole genome shotgun sequence encodes:
- the LOC117565975 gene encoding phospholipase A2 group XV: MKHITFFGLLLFVALISGGHCFWPFSKKGKDPPPPPPPPKEHQLSPVIFVPGDGGSQVEARLNKSDAPYFVCEKQHDWYNLWLDLEQLVIPMVYCWIDNVKLYYDKITRTTHNTPGVETRIPGWGDPEVVEWIDPTHNSAGAYFKDIANVLVQLGYVRRHNILGAPYDFRRAPNENAQFFIDLKQLVEDAYEANNKTPVTFITHSMGSPMTLVFLQEQTMEWKAQYVRRQISLAGAWAGSFKAIKVFAMGDDLDSFALSAKILRAEQISHPSTAWLLPSPLFWKPSEVIAMTPSRNYTMAQLQQFFTDIDYQTGWEMRKDTIRYSQNFSPPDVEVHCIYGDGVSTVERLQYKKDSIAGETPKLIMGIGDGTVNQRSLRACQHWSGLTSSPVSTLALQGVDHMGILANKDMLQYVRTVMQQP; the protein is encoded by the exons ATGAAGCACATCACATTTTTCGGACTGCTGCTCTTTGTAGCATTAATCAGCGGTGGTCattgtttttggccatttAGCAAAAAGGGCAAAGACCCTCCACCGCCGCCTCCGCCACCCAAGGAACACCAACTATCGCCTGTTATTTTTG TGCCTGGCGATGGTGGATCTCAAGTCGAAGCACGTCTTAATAAAAGCGATGCCCCCTATTTTGTATGCGAGAAACAACATGATTGGTATAACTTGTGGCTGGACCTAGAGCAGTTGGTCATACCCATGGTCTACTGTTGGATTGACAATGTGAAGCTCTACTACGATAAGATAACGCGTACAACGCACAATACTCCCGGCGTGGAGACGCGCATACCCGGCTGGGGAGATCCCGAGGTTGTGGAATGGATTGATCCCACACATAATAGTGCTGGTGCCTACTTTAAGGATATTGCCAATGTCCTCGTTCAGCTGGGCTACGTGCGACGTCACAACATACTGGGAGCACCTTATGATTTTCGTCGAGCGCCAA ATGAAAACGCTCAGTTCTTTATAGATCTCAAGCAACTGGTGGAGGATGCTTATGAGGCTAACAATAAAACACCAGTTACCTTCATCACCCACAGCATGGGAAGCCCAATGACCCTTGTCTTCCTACAGGAACAAACGATGGAGTGGAAAGCGCAATATGTGCGGCGACAAATTAGCTTGGCTGGCGCCTGGGCAGGCAGCTTTAAGGCTATCAAGGTTTTTGCCATGGGCGATGACCTCGATTCGTTTGCATTGAGCGCCAAGATTCTGCGCGCCGAACAGATCTCACATCCCTCGACAGCTTGGTTGTTGCCATCTCCGCTCTTCTGGAAGCCTTCAGAGGTGATTGCGATGACACCATCACGGAATTATACGATGGCACAGTTGCAGCAGTTCTTCACCGACATTGATTACCAGACGGGCTGGGAAATGCGCAAGGATACGATTCGTTACTCACAGAACTTTAGTCCGCCTGATGTGGAGGTGCATTGTATCTATGGTGATGGTGTCAGCACTGTGGAGAG ATTGCAGTACAAAAAGGACAGCATTGCGGGGGAAACCCCAAAGCTTATTATGGGTATTGGCGATGGCACCGTCAATCAGCGCTCGCTGCGGGCTTGTCAACATTGGTCGGGCCTGACAAGTTCGCCCGTTTCGACGCTGGCTCTCCAAGGTGTGGATCACATGGGCATTTTGGCCAACAAAGATATGCTGCAATATGTGCGCACTGTGATGCAACAGCCATAA
- the LOC117565973 gene encoding cell division cycle protein 23 homolog gives MQELFSVQLSEVKKEVRRGIIECSKRGLLHSTKWLAEMHHGLSDVHIDNAPPDDDRSFSECQLEGIAPSEYSEYFLAKSYYDVREYDRAAHAVRNCESDVPRFLHLYSTYMAREKRRLDSTTDQANLNEPNQMRDLTDLLNTLRAEHGRSRLDGYGIYLYGVVLKALNLNQAAEQMLINAINLVPMLWSAYLELSPLVMEKKKLMGLQLGKHWMRHFFMAHTYLELYLNDDGLKIFEDLQAAGFSKSIYITSQLALVYHNKRDVDKAIELFQALLESDPYRLDNVDTYSNLLFVKEMKTEMAQLAHKAVSINKYRPETCCVIGNYYSIRCDHQVAISYFQRALKLNPKYLAAWTLMGHEFMELKNTNAAIQSYRKAVEVNKRDYRAWYGLGQAYEIIKMHYYSLYYFKIAHQLRPYDSRMLVALGETYEKLEKCENAVKCYWKACDVGDIEGIAMYKLASLHEKLGDHETAVHCYMLYCEDERAATDKQSLYQGFMTLANYYEKKGDFERAACYAYKCLDSDDRKTEAKALLKTIDWKRNSEWQKKTKAATAATTTTANAETSSEDEMEWEQLDVRVRVPFTTISDSGKTTTTTATTTTATSTATTSTSGATSARLPRNVAEGVRRSQPPQRTQPAPAANNTASTSAAAAAAAAATTTATTQQQSVETPARSSSTAAAAATSGTTGGATTALDETAPAGDITSVTTDEQQANNDGSSMEISTVSID, from the exons ATGCAGGAGCTTTTCAGCGTGCAGCTGTCGGAAGTGAAGAAGGAGGTACGTCGCGGCATCATTGAGTGCTCGAAGCGCGGCTTGCTGCACAGTACCAAATGGTTGGCGGAGATGCATCATGGCTTAAGTGATGTGCACATTGATAATGCGCCGCCCGACGATGATCGCTCGTTTAGCGAGTGTCAACTGGAGGGCATCGCTCCCTCCGAATATAGTGAATATTTTCTTGCTAAGAGCTACTATGATGTGCGTGAATACGATAGAGCAGCGCATGCAGTGAGAAATTGTGAATCGGATGTGCCACGTTTTTTGCATCTTTATTCAACTTATATGGCGCGAGAGAAGCGTCGTCTGGACTCAACCACGGATCAAGCGAATCTCAATGAGCCGAATCAAATGCGTGACTTGACCGATTTACTTAATACACTGCGAGCGGAGCATGGACGCAGTCGCCTTGATGGCTATGGCATCTATTTGTATGGCGTCGTGCTGAAGGCTTTAAATCTCAACCAGGCTGCAGAGCAAATGCTGATCAATGCCATCAATTTGGTGCCTATGCTCTGGAGCGCCTATCTGGAGTTATCGCCACTTGTGATGGAAAAGAAGAAGCTGATGGGCTTGCAGTTGGGCAAGCATTGGATGCGTCACTTTTTTATGGCGCATACATATCTGGAGCTGTACTTGAACGATGATGGTCTGAAGATCTTCGAGGATCTGCAGGCGGCGGGCTTCAGCAAGAGCATCTACATAACATCACAGCTGGCTTTAGTTTATCATAATAAAAGAG ATGTGGACAAAGCTATTGAGCTGTTTCAGGCTTTGCTCGAAAGCGATCCCTATCGTCTGGATAATGTAGACACCTATTCCAATCTACTCTTTGTCAAAGAGATGAAAACAGAGATGGCTCAACTCGCCCACAAAGCAGTCAGCATTAACAAGTATCGTCCAGAGACCTGCTGTGTTATTGGAAACTATTATAGCATACGCTGTGATCATCAGGTGGCCATTTCCTACTTTCAACGTGCCCTCAAACTCAATCCCAAGTATTTGGCCGCCTGGACGTTGATGGGTCATGAGTTTATGGAGCTCAAGAACACGAATGCGGCGATTCAAAGTTATCGCAAAGCAGTCGAAGTGAACAAACGCGACTATCGCGCATGGTATGGTCTGGGACAGGCGTACGAGATCATCAAGATGCATTATTAtagtttgtattattttaaaattgcccATCAATTGCGGCCGTACGATTCACGCATGCTGGTTGCGCTGGGCGAAACCTACGAGAAGCTGGAGAAGTGCGAGAATGCTGTGAAGTGCTATTGGAAGGCCTGCGATGTGGGCGACATCGAGGGCATTGCCATGTACAAGCTGGCGAGTTTGCATGAGAAACTGGGCGATCATGAGACGGCTGTGCATTGCTACATGTTGTACTGCGAGGATGAGAGAGCGGCCACCGATAAGCAGAGTCTGTATCAGGGATTTATGACGCTGGCTAATTACTATGAGAAGAAGGGCGACTTTGAACGCGCCGCCTGCTATGCCTACAAGTGCCTGGACTCGGATGAT CGTAAGACGGAGGCTAAGGCACTGCTGAAGACTATCGATTGGAAGCGCAACTCGGAGTGGCAAAAGAAAACCAAGGCAGCCACagcggcgacgacgacgacggcaaatGCGGAAACCAGTTCGGAGGATGAAATGGAATGGGAGCAGCTGGATGTGCGTGTTCGTGTTCCATTTACCACCATCTCGGACAGCGGCaaaacgacgacaacaacggcaacgacaaccacAGCAACCTCCACAGCAACAACGTCCACATCCGGGGCAACAAGCGCACGCTTACCGCGCAACGTGGCCGAGGGAGTGCGTCGATCGCAACCACCGCAACGAACTCAACCAGCACCGGCAGCAAACAACACTGCATCAacatcagctgcagctgcagcggcagcagcagccacaacgaCGGCAACAACTCAACAGCAAAGCGTAGAAACGCCAGCGAGAAGTAGctcaacagctgcagctgcggcaaCATCAGGAACAACTGGtggtgcaacaacagcattggATGAGACCGCACCGGCGGGAGATATTACATCGGTTACAACGGATGAGCAGCAGGCCAACAACGATGGCAGCTCCATGGAGATATCGACTGTGTCCATCGATTGA
- the LOC117565977 gene encoding PITH domain-containing protein GA19395, which translates to MPHGHSHDHGHGCSHEATDVDHALEMGIEYSLFTKIDLENTECLNEETDGSGKTVFKPYENRLDTSKFVQSDADEELLFNIPFTGNIKLKGIIISGANDDSHPNKVKIFKNRPKMTFDDAKAKADQEFELTRDARGEIEYSPKVVTFSSVHHLSLYFPSNFGDDNTRIYYIGLRGEFSEAHYHGVTICNYEARANAADHKDKAFDGVGRAIQ; encoded by the exons atgcCTCACGGACATTCACACGATCATGGACATGGTTGTAGCCACGAGGCAACCGATGTTGACCACGCACTGGAAATGGGCATCGAGTATagtttgtttacaaaaatCGACCTCGAGAATACGGAATGTTTGAACGAAGAGACCGACGGCAGCGGCAAAACTGTATTTAAGCCCTACGAAAACCGCCTGGACACGAGTAAG TTTGTGCAAAGCGATGCAGACGAGGAACTGCTATTCAACATACCGTTCACCGGCAACATAAAGCTAAAGGGGATTATTATAAGCGGTGCCAATGATGATTCCCATCCTAACAAGGTCAAAAT TTTCAAGAATCGGCCAAAGATGACATTCGATGATGCCAAAGCCAAGGCGGATCAGGAGTTTGAGCTAACGCGGGATGCACGGGGAGAAATCGAGTACTCACCCAA AGTTGTCACCTTTTCCTCGGTGCATCATTTGTCGCTGTATTTTCCAAGCAATTTTGGCGATGACAACACGCGCATCTATTACAttg GACTTCGCGGAGAGTTCAGTGAAGCCCATTACCATGGTGTTACTATTTGCAACTATGAGGCGAGAGCGAATGCCGCCGATCACAAAGATAAGGCTTTTGATGGCGTTGGTCGTGCTATCCAATAA